In Nostoc sp. CENA543, a single genomic region encodes these proteins:
- a CDS encoding DNA-directed RNA polymerase subunit alpha, with protein MAQFQIECVESSTEESRSHYSKFILEPLERGQGTTVGNALRRVLLSNLEGTAVTAVRIAGVTHEFATVPGVREDVLDILMRMKDVILKSYSSQPQIGRLLVNGPATVTSAHFDLPSEVEVIDPTQYIATVAEGGKLEMEFRIERGKGYRTVERGREEATSLDFLQIDSVFMPVRKVNYSVEEARGDGSIPKDRLLLEVWTNGGLSPQEALSSAAGILVDLFNPLKDISLEPTDTSSEIPDDPTAQIPIEELQLSVRAYNCLKRAQVNSVADLLDYTQEDLLEIKNFGQKSAEEVVEALQRRLGITLPQERSSKHS; from the coding sequence GTGGCGCAATTTCAAATTGAATGTGTAGAGTCCAGTACAGAAGAAAGTCGGAGTCATTACAGTAAGTTTATCTTAGAACCTCTAGAACGTGGTCAAGGCACAACAGTTGGCAACGCTCTACGTCGGGTTTTACTTTCAAATTTAGAAGGAACAGCAGTTACAGCCGTCAGAATTGCTGGGGTTACTCACGAGTTTGCCACAGTTCCAGGCGTGCGGGAAGATGTCCTAGATATCTTGATGCGAATGAAGGATGTGATTCTCAAGAGTTACTCCTCTCAACCCCAAATCGGTCGATTGTTGGTGAATGGGCCAGCAACCGTGACATCGGCACATTTTGATTTGCCAAGTGAAGTCGAAGTCATTGATCCTACCCAGTATATCGCCACCGTTGCCGAGGGAGGCAAACTGGAAATGGAATTTCGCATTGAGAGAGGCAAAGGGTATCGCACTGTAGAAAGGGGGCGTGAAGAAGCCACATCCCTAGACTTTTTGCAAATCGACTCAGTATTTATGCCCGTACGAAAAGTCAACTACAGCGTTGAAGAAGCGCGTGGAGATGGTTCGATTCCCAAAGACAGGCTGCTTTTAGAAGTCTGGACGAATGGTGGTCTTTCACCCCAAGAAGCACTATCTTCAGCAGCTGGGATTTTGGTAGACCTATTTAATCCCCTGAAAGATATCTCCCTTGAACCTACAGATACAAGTTCAGAGATTCCTGACGACCCCACAGCGCAAATCCCCATTGAAGAGTTACAACTTTCTGTGCGGGCTTACAACTGTCTCAAGCGAGCGCAGGTTAACTCTGTGGCAGACTTGTTGGATTACACCCAAGAAGATTTGTTAGAGATTAAGAACTTCGGACAGAAGTCAGCAGAAGAGGTAGTGGAAGCACTGCAACGCCGTCTAGGTATTACTTTACCGCAAGAAAGAAGCTCTAAACACAGCTAA
- the rpmJ gene encoding 50S ribosomal protein L36 codes for MKVRASVKKICEKCNVIKRRGRVMVICINPKHKQRQG; via the coding sequence ATGAAAGTCAGAGCTTCAGTCAAGAAAATTTGTGAAAAGTGTAACGTGATCAAACGCCGTGGTCGCGTCATGGTGATTTGCATCAACCCCAAACACAAACAACGTCAAGGGTAA
- the rpsM gene encoding 30S ribosomal protein S13, which yields MARIAGVDLPRDKRVEIGLTYIYGIGLTRSQQILADTGVNPDTRVKELSDADIAALRAEIESNYQVEGDLRRWEAMNIKRLVDIGTYRGRRHRMGLPVRGQRTRTNARTRRGRRQTVAGKKKAPGK from the coding sequence GTGGCACGTATTGCCGGAGTAGACCTGCCACGCGACAAACGCGTTGAAATTGGTCTCACTTATATCTACGGAATTGGATTAACCAGATCACAACAAATTCTGGCGGATACAGGAGTTAATCCTGATACCCGTGTTAAAGAACTGAGTGATGCTGATATCGCAGCTTTGCGTGCGGAAATCGAAAGCAACTATCAAGTTGAAGGTGACTTGCGACGCTGGGAAGCGATGAATATCAAGCGATTGGTTGACATCGGTACCTATAGAGGTCGTCGTCACCGTATGGGCTTGCCAGTCAGAGGTCAAAGAACCCGTACCAATGCTAGAACCCGTCGAGGCAGACGGCAGACTGTAGCAGGTAAGAAGAAAGCTCCTGGTAAGTAA
- the rplM gene encoding 50S ribosomal protein L13: MSKTYLPPQDSLEHEWYVVDATDKRLGRLASEVAMVLRGKNKPHYTPHLDTGDFVIVINAEKVAVTGKKRTQKLYRRHSGRPGGMKTETFAKLQQRLPERIVEHAIKGMLPKNSLGKQLFTKLKVYAGPTHPHAAQKPKELNINTIPGAES, from the coding sequence ATGAGTAAAACCTACCTTCCTCCTCAAGACTCTCTTGAGCATGAGTGGTACGTAGTAGATGCCACAGATAAACGTCTCGGTCGCCTCGCCAGCGAAGTCGCAATGGTTTTAAGAGGCAAAAACAAACCTCACTATACCCCCCACTTAGACACAGGGGACTTTGTAATTGTCATCAATGCTGAGAAAGTCGCAGTTACAGGCAAAAAACGGACACAGAAACTCTACCGTCGTCACTCTGGCCGTCCTGGTGGAATGAAGACTGAAACCTTTGCCAAACTGCAACAGCGTTTACCAGAAAGAATTGTGGAACACGCCATCAAAGGTATGTTACCTAAAAATAGCTTGGGTAAGCAGTTATTTACTAAACTGAAAGTCTACGCAGGGCCTACACATCCCCACGCAGCGCAAAAACCCAAAGAACTCAACATTAATACAATTCCTGGAGCAGAAAGTTAA
- the rplQ gene encoding 50S ribosomal protein L17: MRHRCRVKKLSKPADQRRALLRSLTTELIRHGKITTTLVRAKVLRSEVDKMITLAKDGSLTARRQALGYIYDKQLVHALFEQAPTRYANRQGGYTRILHTIPRRGDNAEMAIIELV; the protein is encoded by the coding sequence ATGCGTCACCGTTGCCGGGTTAAAAAACTGAGTAAACCAGCTGACCAGCGTCGCGCTTTACTGCGATCGCTCACCACCGAACTGATTCGTCATGGTAAGATTACCACTACTTTAGTCCGCGCCAAGGTCTTGCGCTCTGAAGTAGATAAAATGATTACTCTGGCTAAAGACGGTTCATTAACAGCACGTCGTCAAGCTTTAGGCTATATCTACGACAAACAGCTAGTTCATGCTCTATTTGAGCAAGCCCCCACACGCTACGCCAATCGTCAAGGTGGTTACACCCGCATTCTCCACACCATTCCCCGCCGTGGAGATAATGCGGAAATGGCAATCATCGAACTAGTGTAG
- the rpsK gene encoding 30S ribosomal protein S11 codes for MARQPTKKTGSKKQKRNVPNGMAYIQSTFNNSIVTITDQNGDVISWASAGSSGFKGAKKGTPFAAQTAAESAARRAIDQGMRQIEVMVSGPGAGRETAIRALQGAGLEITLIRDITPIPHNGCRPPKRRRV; via the coding sequence ATGGCAAGACAACCAACTAAAAAAACTGGCAGCAAGAAACAAAAACGTAACGTCCCCAACGGGATGGCTTACATCCAGTCTACTTTCAACAATAGCATTGTCACTATTACCGATCAAAACGGAGATGTGATCTCCTGGGCTAGTGCAGGTTCTAGTGGATTCAAAGGGGCTAAGAAAGGAACTCCCTTTGCTGCCCAAACTGCTGCTGAAAGTGCTGCCCGTCGAGCTATCGACCAAGGAATGCGCCAAATTGAGGTCATGGTGAGTGGCCCAGGAGCAGGACGAGAAACTGCAATTCGTGCATTGCAAGGTGCAGGACTGGAAATTACACTCATTCGGGATATCACTCCCATTCCTCACAATGGTTGCCGTCCACCCAAACGCCGCCGAGTCTAA
- the truA gene encoding tRNA pseudouridine(38-40) synthase TruA: protein MLASHQPEPTQRVALVIQYLGTHFHGWQRQKQHRTVQEEIETAIANILGHHVTLHGAGRTDSGVHAAAQVAHFDAASLIPAHRWAAILNSYLPDDILIRASASVNDRWHARFSAAYRRYRYTIYTEGCPNLFVKPFSWHYYHPPLDESLMQAALKPLLGKHDLAAFHRAGSKRSHSWVEVQAVECHRQGSFIHIEIQADGFLYGMVRLLVGMLAQVGSGQRTLASFTDIWKEQRRQEVKYAAPPQGLCLLRVGYPDFPFSPDVWYDTMPKLVISQESTVNSQLL, encoded by the coding sequence ATGTTAGCGAGCCACCAACCAGAACCAACTCAGCGAGTCGCCTTAGTAATTCAATACTTAGGCACTCATTTTCATGGTTGGCAACGGCAAAAGCAACATCGCACAGTCCAAGAAGAAATCGAGACAGCGATCGCTAATATATTGGGACATCATGTCACACTCCACGGTGCAGGACGCACCGATAGCGGAGTCCATGCTGCGGCACAAGTAGCCCATTTTGATGCAGCAAGTTTGATTCCGGCACATAGGTGGGCAGCAATTTTAAATAGTTATTTGCCCGACGATATATTAATCAGGGCTTCAGCAAGTGTCAACGACCGTTGGCACGCCCGTTTTAGTGCAGCGTATCGGCGGTATCGCTACACCATTTATACTGAAGGTTGTCCCAACTTGTTTGTCAAACCCTTCAGTTGGCATTATTATCATCCGCCTTTAGATGAATCACTCATGCAAGCTGCCTTAAAACCACTTTTGGGAAAGCATGACTTAGCAGCTTTTCATCGCGCTGGGTCAAAGCGATCGCATTCCTGGGTGGAAGTGCAAGCAGTAGAGTGTCATCGTCAAGGGTCGTTTATCCATATTGAAATTCAAGCAGATGGATTTTTATATGGCATGGTGCGGTTGTTAGTAGGGATGCTAGCACAGGTAGGTTCTGGACAAAGAACCCTCGCTAGTTTCACCGACATCTGGAAAGAGCAACGCCGCCAAGAAGTCAAGTATGCTGCACCACCGCAAGGCTTATGTCTATTGCGAGTCGGCTACCCTGACTTTCCCTTTTCCCCTGATGTTTGGTATGACACCATGCCAAAATTAGTGATTAGTCAAGAGTCAACGGTCAATAGTCAACTGCTCTAA